One Hordeum vulgare subsp. vulgare chromosome 4H, MorexV3_pseudomolecules_assembly, whole genome shotgun sequence DNA window includes the following coding sequences:
- the LOC123447780 gene encoding probable E3 ubiquitin-protein ligase RHY1A, with translation MPIAAKLFYFQRRRPPPPPPLPEPAGPRGLDSPAARRRVHPIRAAHHGPGYEVVRASQIERGASSGSITEPTKNVLFNTGQSINASNDRLPDAVRQAKERLHQRLRSVDLFPERRQAAPAVGTIWAGPYLPSECDICSSEDGRLADRTFSFNSNASLSGHKVKHITAETFSYTVVVAPHDLRAVSKLGQEALQGTIGGDNEAESSMDCSICLEGCHGASNRLIQLRCKHIFHWACLEQWLQSRADCPYCRAGVVLPRKE, from the exons ATGCCGATCGCCGCTAAGCTCTTCTACttccagcgccgccgcccgccgccgccgccaccgcttccGGAGCCCGCCGGGCCCCGCGGCCTCGACTcccccgccgcccgccgccgggTTCACCCCATTCGCGCGGCGCACCACGGGCCG GGCTATGAAGTTGTTCGAGCAAGCCAGATAGAGCGAGGGGCGTCCAGCGGAAGCATAACCGAACCCACAAAGAACGTGCTCTTCAACACAGGACAAAGCATCAACGCATCAAATGACCGACTTCCTGATGCGGTTCGACAAGCCAAGGAGCGACTTCATCAAAGGCTCCGAAGTGTAGACCTATTTCCGGAGAGGAG GCAAGCAGCACCAGCCGTAGGAACCATTTGGGCCGGACCTTATCTTCCCTCTGAATGTGATATCTGCTCATCGGAGGACGGCAGATTGGCCGACCGGACTTTTAGCTTCAACTCCAACGCCTCCCTGTCAGGCCACAAAGTTAAACACATCACAGCAGAGACGTTCAGCTACACGGTGGTGGTAGCACCACATGATCTGAGGGCTGTCTCCAAACTAGGACAAGAAGCTCTCCAAGGAACAATCGGAGGCGACAACGAAGCGGAGTCCTCCATGGACTGTTCGATATGCCTTGAAGGATGCCATGGTGCATCAAACAGGCTGATCCAGCTGCGCTGCAAGCACATCTTCCATTGGGCCTGCCTGGAGCAGTGGCTGCAGTCCCGCGCCGATTGTCCGTACTGCAGGGCGGGCGTCGTCCTACCACGGAAAGAGTGA